The proteins below come from a single Oxyura jamaicensis isolate SHBP4307 breed ruddy duck chromosome 1, BPBGC_Ojam_1.0, whole genome shotgun sequence genomic window:
- the LOC118171600 gene encoding histone H2A type 2-B-like, with amino-acid sequence MAGLLFPVGRVYRLLKRGGYADRVGPGSAIYLAAVLEYLTAEILELAGNAARENKKSRILPRHIQLAVRNDEELNKLFSCVTIAQGGVLPNVLPELLPKKTTSLKPPHKSVRSQEF; translated from the coding sequence ATGGCTGGTTTGCTCTTTCCTGTGGGTCGTGTCTACAGGCTCCTTAAGAGAGGTGGCTATGCTGACAGGGTTGGTCCTGGCTCTGCCATCTACCTGGCTGCGGTGCTGGAGTACCTGACAGCAGAGATCTTGGAGCTGGCAGGGAACGCTGCACgggaaaacaagaaatccaGGATCCTGCCCCGGCACATCCAGCTGGCTGTGAGAAATGATGAGGAGCTGAACAAGCTCTTCTCCTGTGTGACCATTGCTCAAGGAGGGGTGCTACCCAATGTTCTTCCTGAGCTTCTGCCTAAGAAGACCACATCTCTTAAGCCACCCCACAAAAGTGTCCGGTCACAGGAGTTCTAG